In the genome of Candidatus Bipolaricaulota bacterium, the window CGTTCGTCGGGATGTAGGCGGTGATGTCACCGGCCTTGGTCTCGATGATCGGGAACGCGGTGAGCGAACCACCGCCGTGCTCGTCGGACAGTCGCGCCGCCCGCTCCAGCAGGCGCGAGTGGGTGTAGAAGATATCTCCCGGATAGGCCTCACGTCCGGGCGGACGCCGCAGCAGAAGCGACATCTCGCGGTAGGCGACGGCGTGCTTGGATAGATCGTCGTACACGATGAACGCGTCCTTCCCGTTGTACATGAAGTACTCGGCCATCGCGCACCCGGCGTAGGGAGCAAGATAAAGCATCGGGGTCGGATCGTGCGCCTCGGCGGCGACGACAATTGTATATTCCATCGCCCCGTGCCGCTCGAGGGCGTCGACCACGCGGGCGATGGTGGACGACTTCTGCCCGATCGCCACGTACACGCAGTACACGTCCTTCCCCTTCTGGTTGATGATCGTGTCCACCGCGATCGCAGTCTTTCCAGTGCGGCGGTCGCCGATGATCAGCTCCCGCTGGCCGCGGCCGATCGGGGTGAGGGCATCGATCGACTTGAGCCCGGTCTGGAGCGGGGTGTTCACCGGCTGGCGCTCGATCACCCCCGGTGCCTTGATCTCCGCCTTGCGGTGCTCTTTGGCATCGATCGGTCCCTTCCCGTCCTTGGGACGGCCGAGGGGATCGACCACCCGGCCGAGCAGCGCCTCCCCGACCACCGTCTCCAGGACGCGGCCGGTGCGCCGCACCTCGTCCCCCTCCTGCACCAGCTCGGTCTCCCCGAACAGGGCGACCCCGACGCTCTCCTCTTCCAGGTTGAGGACGAGGCCGAAGACGTCGTTCGGAAATTGAACTATCTCCGAGGCCATTGCATCCTCGAGCCCGTACACGCGGGCGATCCCATCCCCGACCTCGACGACCGTCCCCACTTCGCGCATCTCGAGGTCGTAGTTGAAACCCTTGATCTGTTCCTTCAGGATGGCGCTGATCTCATCTTTTCGCGTTCCAACCAACGTTCCTCCTTATCCGGCGAGCGCCGCCTGCAGCTGTGCAAGCTTCGCCCGCAGCGTCCCATCTATCACCTTGTCGTCAAGCTCGAGGCGAACCCCGCCGATGAGTCCAGGATCGACCCGCTCGGACAGCTTCACCCGCTTCCCGAGCGCCGCTGTCAGGTGCTCTATCAACTTGTCCTTATCCGCTTGCGAGAGAGGCTTTGCCGTAGCCACCCGCACTTGCGCGATATCCTCCCTCTCCCCACGCAGGTTAATGAACTCGTCGTAGATCAAGCGGATATATCCCTCACGGCCGTTCTTCACCAAGAGGTGCAAGAGATTGCGCAGGTACTCCGGGATATCCGGGAACGCTCTGTCGATGAACGAGAGCTTGTCCCCCCGCGGCACGAGCGGATGGGTGAGAAAGGTCATGGCATCGGGAACGGCGTCGAGAGCCTCCACCACGCGGCCGTAGCCGGACTCAATCTCGTCCACGATCCCCTCCTCCCGCGCCAGGCTGTAGAGGGCCTCGGCGTAGCGGCGCGCGATCTCCCGTGACTTCATGACTTGAGCCGTGCTGCCTCGGCGTCGACCTCGGCGAGGAGCTCATCGAGGAGCTTGCGGTGATCCTCGAGCTTTACCTCGCGGTCGAGGACCCGCGCCGCCCCCATCACGGCGAGCTCGGCGTAGGCACGGCGAAGCTCGTTCTCCATCTCCGCCCGCTCCTTGGCCGCCTCGCGGCGGGCCGACTCCAGGATCCGTGCCCCTTCAGCCTTGGCCTGGTCCTTCGCCTGGGCGACGATCTCCTCGGCGCGCGCGCGTGCCTCCTCGATCGTTCGCTCCGCTTGGACGAACGCCTTCTTCAGCTCCTCCTCGCGCTGGGCAGCGAGCCGCTCCGCCTCCTCCTGCGCCATTCGTGCCTTCTCCATCCGCGAGGCGATCAACTCCCGCCGCTTGTCGAGGTAATCGAGGGCGGGCTTGTACAGGAATCGCTTCAACAGGTAGAGGAGGAGCGCGAAGTTGACGAGGTTGGCGATGAAGGTCAGGTTGATGCTCTTTACGACCTTCCCCCAGAAGAGTTCCACGGCTCCTCCCTACTTCATTACGAACAGCAGGACGATCGCGATCAGAAGCGAGTAGATTCCCGTCGACTCCGTGATCGCCTGGCCGAGGACCATGGTGGTCATCAACCTGCCCGCCATCTCCGGTTGCCGCGCCATCCCATCGAGGGCGTGCGCGGCGGCGATCCCTTCACCGATCGCCGACCCGATCGCTCCGATTCCCATGCAGAGTCCGGCAGCGATGTACTTCGCCGCAGTGGCGATATCCGCCCCCGAAATCCCACTTACCACCTGCTGTGCTTCTTGCAGCATATTTCCTCCTTATGTCTAGGTCTCAACAGCCGCGTTGATGTACGCGACCGCCAGGATGGCAAACACAAATGCCTGAATCGCTCCTTCGAACAGTCCGTAGAACAGATTGACGATGAGCGGGAAGCCAAACGACAGGAACGTGAACGAATAGATGATGGAGAGCATGATCGCTCCCCCGAACATGTTCCCGAACAGACGAAACGCGTGCGAGAGGGGCTTTCCCACCAATCCGATGACGTTGAGGGGAAGGAGGAACGCGTACGGCTCCATGAACCCCTTTATGTAGCGGCGTACCCCGTTCAGCCGTACAGCGTAGAACTGAGACATGAAGAAGACCAACAGAGCGAAGCTGAACGTGACGTTCAGATCCTTGGTCGGGGATTCGAAGTAGGGGATGATGGAGATCCAATTGGAGAAGAGGATGAACAGAAACAGCGTCCCGATGAACGGGAACAACTCCCGCGCCAACTTCTCAGAGGCAAAGTTAGAGGTAAGCTGTGACTCGATGAACTGGAGGATGAGGTCGAGTGTCGCCTGAATCCGGTTCGGTTTGGCGTCCACCGGCTGGCGCAGGGAACGGCGGAAGAGGAGCGCGAGCGCAACGAGGAGCCCGATCACGATCCAGCTCATGATCATCGTTATGATATCGATGTCGAATCCTCCGCTTCCGACCGGGATGTGGAGGATCAGCTTCTCGCCCAGGTGCTCCGACATTCCCGTTTCACCTCCTGTAGATGCAAGTTGCCCAGATGGACGAGGACTTGTCCGAGGAAGAGCCCGCTCATGGCGGCGAAGAGGGCCGTCTGCCCGAGCAGGGAAATGCCGGCGAGCCCCACCCCGAGGAAGGCGAGCCGACCGACGCTCCCGAGCCCGGCGATCAATCCGCCCGTCCTCCGCCTTCGGTGGGAAAGCAGGGACCTACCAGCTTCGTAGATGAACCACGCGTTCAGGGTGAACAGGCTGCCGCCGAGCGCGAGCCCGAGGGCCACATCCGGGGCGCCACACGCAACGGCGATCACAGCGCCGAGCGCAAGCACGGGCCAGAGGAGACGTAGACGAAAGATCACAAAAAAACCGGGCCGGGAGGACCCGCCCATCTTCATCACCTCACTCTAGATGACGCGCAGCTGCTTGCTCTTCTCCTCCACAAGGGCATCGACCTTCTTCTCGTACTCGCGGATCGTCTCATCGTTCTTCTCGCGGGCACGATGGTGATCGTCTTCGGAGATCTCGCCGTCGTCCTTCATCCGATCGAGTTTGTCGTTCGCCTCGCGCCGGACGTTCCGCAGCGCAACCTTTGCCTCCTCCCCTTTCGCCTTGATGATTCGGATCAGCTCCTCCCGTCTCTCTTCCGAGAGCTTGGGGACCTTGATCCGGATCACCCGTCCATCGCTCGTCGGGTTGAGGCCGAGATCGGCGGCGAGGATCGCCTTCTCGAACGCCCCCATCTGCGTCTTGTCGTACGGCTGCACCACCAGGAGATCAGGATCGGGCGCGGCGATCGTCGCCAGCTGCTTGAGCGGGGTCGGGGTCCCGTAGTAATCCACGGTCACGTCCTCGACCATCGCCGGGTTCGCTCGACCGGTCTGGATCTTGGCCAGACTGACCCGCAGTACCTCCAGGGTGCGCTCCATGTGGGCGACCATCTCTTTTCTCACTCGTTCCGGCATCGTGTAACACCTCTTGGAGTTGGATTATAGGGCCCGGTCACTTCATTGCAAGTACGGGCAAGCATTCAGCGCTCCGCTTCCTCGCGCAGGATCTTCTGCTGCTCCCGGACAGCGGCGGCATGGGCCTTATCCCCGGTCACTCCGCGACGACGGGCGTCGAGTTCGCACAGTACTCCGGCCCTTCCATACAGTACGACCAGATCACCAGGGTGGATCTCCGTGTGCCCACGGGGAGCGCCGATGTACGTCCCGTCCGCCTTGTGAATCCCGAGTACCAATATCCCCTCGTCCCGCAGCTTGAGCTCGGACAGCCTCCGGTTAGCGAGCCAATCGTTCGGTTTCACTTGGAGCTCGACTACCCGATAGCCACCGGAGAGGTTGAGGAGGGCGGCGTAGTCGCGCACGTCAAGGTGGGTCCAGCGCTTGAGGGCCCAACCGATCACGCGGGACAGCCCCCGGTCGATCAGCTTGCTCGCGGCGATCACCCATAAACCGGCTAGCCCGCCCAACAGGGCGAGCAAGCGGGGGAGCCACTCCCCTTCCTTGAAGTCGGTGAACGAGATGATCAGGGAGGCGAGAGCAGTGACAACACCGGCGTTCCCGAGCAGGATCAACAGGAGGATGATCCTCCGTCGTACCGGATGTTGGACGACCTGTTCCGATTCCTTGGTGGTGAATC includes:
- a CDS encoding F0F1 ATP synthase subunit alpha: MVGTRKDEISAILKEQIKGFNYDLEMREVGTVVEVGDGIARVYGLEDAMASEIVQFPNDVFGLVLNLEEESVGVALFGETELVQEGDEVRRTGRVLETVVGEALLGRVVDPLGRPKDGKGPIDAKEHRKAEIKAPGVIERQPVNTPLQTGLKSIDALTPIGRGQRELIIGDRRTGKTAIAVDTIINQKGKDVYCVYVAIGQKSSTIARVVDALERHGAMEYTIVVAAEAHDPTPMLYLAPYAGCAMAEYFMYNGKDAFIVYDDLSKHAVAYREMSLLLRRPPGREAYPGDIFYTHSRLLERAARLSDEHGGGSLTAFPIIETKAGDITAYIPTNVISITDGQIYLETDLFNQGFRPAINVGYSVSRVGGAAQIKAMKQIAGELRLELSQYRELAAFAEFSADLDEASKAQLARGDRLMEILKQDQYQPMPVEDQVVALYVGVKNHLADIDVGAVRRFEEGWLRFLHSEHEDIFDELRDKQEFTPEIEAKLERAVREFKERFGG
- the atpH gene encoding ATP synthase F1 subunit delta, yielding MKSREIARRYAEALYSLAREEGIVDEIESGYGRVVEALDAVPDAMTFLTHPLVPRGDKLSFIDRAFPDIPEYLRNLLHLLVKNGREGYIRLIYDEFINLRGEREDIAQVRVATAKPLSQADKDKLIEHLTAALGKRVKLSERVDPGLIGGVRLELDDKVIDGTLRAKLAQLQAALAG
- the atpF gene encoding F0F1 ATP synthase subunit B; translation: MELFWGKVVKSINLTFIANLVNFALLLYLLKRFLYKPALDYLDKRRELIASRMEKARMAQEEAERLAAQREEELKKAFVQAERTIEEARARAEEIVAQAKDQAKAEGARILESARREAAKERAEMENELRRAYAELAVMGAARVLDREVKLEDHRKLLDELLAEVDAEAARLKS
- the atpE gene encoding ATP synthase F0 subunit C; this encodes MLQEAQQVVSGISGADIATAAKYIAAGLCMGIGAIGSAIGEGIAAAHALDGMARQPEMAGRLMTTMVLGQAITESTGIYSLLIAIVLLFVMK
- the atpB gene encoding F0F1 ATP synthase subunit A, which produces MSEHLGEKLILHIPVGSGGFDIDIITMIMSWIVIGLLVALALLFRRSLRQPVDAKPNRIQATLDLILQFIESQLTSNFASEKLARELFPFIGTLFLFILFSNWISIIPYFESPTKDLNVTFSFALLVFFMSQFYAVRLNGVRRYIKGFMEPYAFLLPLNVIGLVGKPLSHAFRLFGNMFGGAIMLSIIYSFTFLSFGFPLIVNLFYGLFEGAIQAFVFAILAVAYINAAVET
- the frr gene encoding ribosome recycling factor, whose translation is MPERVRKEMVAHMERTLEVLRVSLAKIQTGRANPAMVEDVTVDYYGTPTPLKQLATIAAPDPDLLVVQPYDKTQMGAFEKAILAADLGLNPTSDGRVIRIKVPKLSEERREELIRIIKAKGEEAKVALRNVRREANDKLDRMKDDGEISEDDHHRAREKNDETIREYEKKVDALVEEKSKQLRVI
- a CDS encoding TrkA C-terminal domain-containing protein, which produces MAAIISLLIVVALSLLITRVATVALTLTGMSREAARFQARSAFSGVGFTTKESEQVVQHPVRRRIILLLILLGNAGVVTALASLIISFTDFKEGEWLPRLLALLGGLAGLWVIAASKLIDRGLSRVIGWALKRWTHLDVRDYAALLNLSGGYRVVELQVKPNDWLANRRLSELKLRDEGILVLGIHKADGTYIGAPRGHTEIHPGDLVVLYGRAGVLCELDARRRGVTGDKAHAAAVREQQKILREEAER